The Xenopus tropicalis strain Nigerian chromosome 2, UCB_Xtro_10.0, whole genome shotgun sequence genome window below encodes:
- the krt59 gene encoding keratin, type II cytoskeletal cochleal: MSQHSICGSKGYKNFSSVSACLPKNVSRYSVTSLSSKRGVGHGHRAQPSFSSRSAYNTGSGIHKISVGSHHSGGGHGCGFNYGFGHGSGFERGFAGGAMNGGIAPVTVNQSLLAPLNLEIDPNIQRVRREEKEQIKTLNNKFASFIDKVRFLEQQNKMLETKWAILQEQRTARSHIEPLFEAYIGNLRRQLDCLLGEKSRLEGERKNMEDIVEDFKRKYEEEVNRRTTAENEFVVLKKDVDAAFLHKAELQTRVESQTDEVNFLRTMFEAEIAQLQGQISDTSVIVSMDNNRNLDLDGIIAEVKAQYEEIANRSRAEAESWYQSKYEELRLTAGRNGDDLRNTKNEVADLNRMINRLRGEIETVNAQRGKLEGAITEAEERGEMATKDAKKKLADLEEGLQKAKQDMARQLREYQELMNVKLALDIEIATYRKLLEGEEGRLSGEGAGSVKISVVSSTVGGSHGGGNSYHHESGMSSGNGHGCSGKFGGGSGFSSMGGAFISRGKHSSVSSSGSKKM, from the exons ATGTCGCAGCACTCTATCTGTGGTAGCAAGGGCTACAAAAACTTCAGCTCAGTTTCAGCTTGCTTACCCAAGAATGTGAGCAGGTACAGTGTTACCTCCCTCTCTTCCAAAAGAGGGGTTGGCCATGGCCACCGTGCACAGCCATCCTTTAGCAGCAGAAGTGCCTACAATACTGGCTCAGGCATCCATAAGATTTCTGTTGGAAGTCATCATTCAGGAGGTGGACATGGATGTGGGTTCAACTACGGTTTTGGGCATGGATCTGGCTTTGAAAGAGGTTTTGCTGGAGGTGCTATGAATGGAGGTATTGCACCTGTTACTGTCAACCAGAGTCTTCTGGCACCACTCAACTTGGAAATTGATCCAAATATTCAGAGAGTAAGAAGAGAGGAGAAAGAGCAGATTAAGACTCTGAACAACAAATTTGCCTCTTTTATTGACAAG GTGCGATTCTTGGagcaacaaaataaaatgctGGAGACCAAATGGGCTATTCTACAAGAACAAAGAACAGCCAGAAGTCACATCGAGCCACTATTCGAAGCTTATATCGGCAATCTCAGGAGGCAGCTTGATTGTTTGTTGGGTGAGAAATCACGTCTGGAGGGAGAAAGGAAGAACATGGAGGATATAGTGGAGGATTTTAAGAGAAA GTATGAAGAGGAAGTCAACAGGCGCACAACTGCAGAAAATGAATTTGTGGTATTAAAGAAG GATGTGGATGCTGCATTTTTGCACAAAGCCGAACTGCAGACCAGGGTGGAGTCTCAGACTGATGAGGTCAACTTCTTGAGGACTATGTTTGAAGcg GAAATTGCCCAGCTTCAAGGCCAAATTTCTGATACTTCAGTCATTGTGTCCATGGATAACAACCGCAACTTGGATTTGGACGGTATCATTGCTGAGGTGAAAGCACAGTATGAGGAAATTGCCAACAGAAGCCGAGCTGAAGCTGAGTCTTGGTATCAGTCCAAA TATGAAGAGCTGAGACTCACTGCTGGCCGCAATGGAGATGATCTGCGCAACACCAAGAATGAAGTTGCTGATCTCAACAGAATGATTAACAGGCTAAGGGGAGAGATCGAAACTGTAAATGCACAG cGTGGCAAACTGGAAGGTGCCATAACAGAGGCTGAGGAACGTGGAGAAATGGCTACAAAGGATGCAAAGAAAAAATTAGCCGACCTTGAGGAAGGTCTTCAGAAGGCCAAGCAGGACATGGCTCGCCAACTGCGTGAATACCAGGAACTGATGAATGTGAAGTTGGCCCTGGATATTGAGATCGCCACCTACAGGAAGCTGCTAGAAGGGGAGGAAGGCAG GCTCTCAGGGGAAGGTGCAGGGTCTGTAAAGATTT CTGTGGTCAGCTCCACTGTTGGAGGGTCTCACGGAGGTGGAAATAGCTACCACCATGAAAGTGGCATGTCCTCTGGCAATGGGCATGGATGCAGTGGCAAGTTTGGTGGCGGAAGTGGCTTCAGTTCTATGGGAGGAGCTTTCATTTCCAGAGGAAAGCATAGCTCTGTTTCATCCTCAGGCTCCAAAAAGATGTAA